A genomic stretch from Flavobacterium humidisoli includes:
- a CDS encoding OmpP1/FadL family transporter has protein sequence MKKILFLFITGLTVSASYSQEVSDALRYSQENLTGTARYRAMSGAFGAVGGDISSLSVNPAGSAVFNSNQVGVTFSNQNIKNNSNYFGTQTSDKENSFILNQAGGVFVFKNNNPNVGWNKIAIGATYENTNNFNNQVFSAGTNPTNSVDGYFLDYANGIPLGNIANADYRDLNYSQQQAFFGLEGYVINPVTGDNNNTQYFTNVPAGGNYHQENEIYTRGYNSKIGFNIATSYKDRLYFGANLNVHITDYRRTSSFYEYNNNPLETYETISNVRFNNELYTYGNGFSFQLGAIGKVTDAFRLGIAYESNTWYELYDELSQSLYSTTETSAGETFNNSINPNIVNVYESYTLQTPDKWTFSAAYVFGKSGLLSVDYGIRNYGNSKFKPTNDAAFRGINNDISNTLTSTGELRIGAEYKIKQLSLRGGYRYEGSPYKNGITVGELNSYSAGLGYNFGSTKLDLAYSYLERESNQGFFSRGFTDGANITSKLNNVTMTLLFEL, from the coding sequence ATGAAAAAAATATTATTCCTATTTATAACAGGACTAACTGTCAGCGCGTCATATTCACAAGAAGTTTCAGATGCTTTACGTTATTCTCAAGAAAATCTTACTGGAACTGCACGCTATAGAGCCATGAGCGGTGCTTTTGGAGCAGTTGGAGGAGACATTTCTTCTTTAAGCGTAAACCCAGCAGGATCTGCAGTTTTCAATAGCAACCAAGTTGGCGTAACCTTTAGCAATCAAAATATAAAAAACAATTCTAATTATTTTGGCACTCAAACTTCTGATAAAGAAAACTCTTTTATTTTAAATCAAGCGGGAGGTGTTTTTGTATTCAAAAACAACAACCCAAACGTTGGATGGAATAAAATTGCAATTGGTGCAACTTATGAGAATACAAACAATTTTAACAACCAAGTTTTTTCAGCTGGAACCAATCCCACCAATTCTGTAGATGGCTATTTCTTAGATTACGCGAACGGAATTCCATTGGGAAACATTGCAAATGCAGATTATAGAGATTTAAATTATAGTCAACAACAAGCTTTTTTTGGACTTGAAGGATACGTAATCAATCCCGTAACAGGAGACAACAACAACACACAATATTTCACAAACGTTCCTGCTGGAGGAAATTACCATCAAGAAAATGAAATCTACACCAGAGGCTATAATAGCAAAATAGGCTTTAACATTGCAACCTCTTATAAAGACAGATTATATTTTGGAGCGAACTTAAATGTCCACATCACAGACTACAGAAGAACGTCAAGTTTCTATGAGTACAACAACAACCCTTTAGAGACCTACGAAACTATTTCTAATGTACGTTTCAATAATGAACTTTATACATACGGAAACGGTTTCTCTTTCCAACTTGGAGCAATTGGCAAAGTTACTGATGCTTTTAGACTTGGAATAGCATACGAATCAAATACATGGTATGAACTTTACGATGAATTATCACAAAGTTTATATTCAACTACAGAAACTAGCGCCGGTGAGACTTTTAATAATTCTATAAATCCAAACATTGTAAACGTATACGAGTCTTACACTTTACAAACTCCAGACAAATGGACTTTTAGCGCAGCTTATGTTTTTGGAAAATCAGGTTTATTAAGCGTTGATTATGGCATAAGAAATTATGGCAACAGCAAATTTAAACCTACAAATGATGCTGCTTTTAGAGGGATCAATAATGACATCAGTAATACTTTAACTAGTACTGGCGAACTTCGTATTGGTGCCGAATATAAAATCAAACAGCTAAGCCTAAGAGGCGGATATCGTTATGAAGGAAGCCCTTATAAAAACGGAATTACAGTAGGTGAATTAAACAGCTATTCTGCTGGTTTAGGTTATAATTTTGGATCTACAAAGCTTGACCTTGCTTATTCCTATTTGGAAAGAGAGTCAAATCAAGGTTTCTTTTCAAGAGGATTTACAGATGGAGCTAACATTACATCAAAACTAAACAATGTTACTATGACTTTATTATTTGAATTGTAA
- the rimO gene encoding 30S ribosomal protein S12 methylthiotransferase RimO: MRTKSLKKNKINVITLGCSKNVYDSEVLMGQLRANGKEVEHEAPAEKEGNIIVINTCGFIDNAKAESVNMILEYADKKDRGLVDKVFVTGCLSERYRPDLEKEIPNVDQYFGTTELPQLLKALGADYKHELLGERLTTTPKNYAYLKIAEGCDRPCSFCAIPLMRGSHVSQPIEKLVKEAQGLAKNGVKELILIAQDLTYYGLDLYKKRNLAELLEALAAVEGIEWIRLHYAYPTGFPMDVLELMKRKPKICNYIDIPLQHISDSILKSMRRGTTQAKTTQLLKDFRAAVPGMAIRTTLIVGYPGETQEDFEILKDFVQEMKFDRMGCFAYSHEENTHAYLLEDNVPDDVKQARANEIMELQSQISWDLNQEKVGKVFRCIIDRKEGAHFVGRTEFDSPDVDNEVLIDASKHYVKTGEFVNIKIIEATEFDLYGEPA, translated from the coding sequence ATGAGAACCAAGTCTTTAAAAAAGAACAAAATTAACGTAATCACTCTTGGGTGTTCAAAAAATGTTTATGACAGTGAAGTCCTAATGGGACAGCTGCGTGCAAATGGAAAAGAAGTTGAACATGAAGCTCCTGCAGAAAAAGAAGGAAACATTATTGTAATCAATACTTGCGGATTTATTGATAATGCAAAAGCAGAATCGGTAAATATGATTTTGGAATATGCCGACAAAAAAGACAGAGGACTTGTAGACAAAGTGTTTGTAACAGGATGTTTGTCTGAGCGTTACAGACCAGATTTAGAAAAAGAAATTCCGAACGTTGACCAATATTTTGGAACAACAGAATTACCTCAATTGCTAAAAGCTTTAGGTGCAGATTATAAACATGAATTACTTGGAGAGCGTTTAACGACAACTCCTAAAAATTATGCTTATTTAAAAATTGCCGAAGGATGCGATAGGCCTTGTAGTTTTTGCGCAATTCCTTTAATGAGAGGTTCTCATGTTTCGCAACCAATTGAAAAATTGGTCAAAGAAGCTCAAGGTCTTGCTAAAAATGGGGTTAAAGAATTAATATTAATTGCTCAAGACTTAACTTACTACGGACTTGATCTTTATAAAAAAAGAAATTTAGCAGAACTATTAGAAGCTCTAGCAGCTGTTGAAGGAATCGAATGGATTCGTTTACATTATGCTTACCCTACTGGTTTCCCTATGGACGTTTTAGAATTAATGAAACGTAAGCCAAAAATCTGCAACTATATAGATATCCCACTGCAACACATTTCAGATTCTATTCTAAAATCGATGCGTCGCGGGACAACTCAAGCTAAAACTACTCAGTTATTAAAAGATTTCCGTGCAGCAGTTCCTGGAATGGCAATTAGAACTACATTAATTGTTGGTTATCCAGGCGAAACTCAAGAAGATTTTGAAATTTTGAAAGATTTCGTTCAGGAAATGAAATTTGATAGAATGGGATGTTTTGCTTATTCTCATGAAGAAAATACTCATGCTTATTTATTGGAAGACAATGTTCCAGATGATGTAAAACAAGCTAGAGCAAACGAAATTATGGAACTGCAATCTCAAATTTCTTGGGATTTGAATCAGGAGAAAGTTGGCAAAGTTTTCAGATGTATTATTGACAGAAAAGAAGGTGCTCATTTTGTGGGACGTACAGAATTTGACAGTCCAGATGTTGACAACGAAGTTCTAATTGATGCTTCTAAACATTATGTAAAAACTGGAGAATTTGTTAATATAAAAATAATTGAAGCAACAGAATTTGATTTATACGGAGAACCTGCTTAA
- a CDS encoding N-acetylmuramoyl-L-alanine amidase — protein sequence MTKKHFCYLILAIIISSCSTNPYKTTEKAYDQQLKTLENQITSKEAKTIPAVPPLAIDTSYAQQLGIVKDTLSKTGSTYLVNGINTEWVGTVNFNLRKPSFVIIHHTAQDSLQQTINTFTKTKTQVSAHYIISENGKVVQMLNDYLRAWHAGNSTWGKTTDLNSCSIGIELDNNGFKPFTEAQINSLLALLTKLKKDYNIPTQNFLGHADIAPGRKQDPSALFPWKILAEKGFGIWPDEILEPAPFDFKIEPALRIIGYNTKNLSAAIQAFKLHYIQTDATSVLDRKTIDTIYSIYRKQVQ from the coding sequence ATGACAAAAAAGCATTTTTGTTATCTGATTTTAGCTATTATAATTAGTTCTTGCTCTACAAATCCGTACAAGACTACAGAAAAAGCTTATGATCAGCAACTGAAAACTTTAGAAAACCAGATTACAAGCAAAGAAGCCAAAACAATTCCTGCGGTTCCACCTTTGGCAATTGACACTTCTTATGCACAACAGCTAGGAATCGTAAAAGACACTTTATCTAAAACCGGCTCTACTTATTTGGTAAACGGAATAAATACAGAATGGGTTGGTACTGTAAATTTTAATTTAAGAAAACCAAGTTTTGTTATTATTCATCATACTGCGCAAGATTCGCTACAGCAGACGATTAATACTTTTACAAAAACCAAAACTCAAGTAAGTGCTCATTATATCATTTCTGAAAACGGAAAGGTGGTCCAAATGCTTAATGATTATCTAAGAGCTTGGCATGCTGGAAATTCTACTTGGGGAAAAACAACAGATTTAAACTCTTGTTCGATTGGTATTGAATTAGACAATAATGGTTTTAAACCTTTTACTGAGGCGCAAATTAACAGCTTACTGGCTTTGTTAACTAAACTAAAAAAGGATTACAACATTCCTACTCAAAACTTTTTAGGCCATGCTGATATTGCACCAGGAAGAAAACAAGATCCGAGCGCGTTATTTCCGTGGAAAATTTTAGCAGAAAAAGGATTCGGAATTTGGCCAGACGAAATCTTAGAACCTGCTCCCTTTGATTTTAAAATTGAACCAGCACTTAGAATAATAGGCTATAATACTAAAAATTTAAGTGCCGCAATTCAAGCTTTTAAACTGCATTATATTCAAACTGATGCAACATCAGTTTTAGATAGAAAAACCATCGATACAATTTATTCGATATATAGAAAACAGGTTCAATAA
- a CDS encoding outer membrane beta-barrel protein: protein MKKAFHILAAMLTSSFAFAQEEEAAATAPATTWGGSADAYYKYDFSKQMNGLTSFTNSQNSFELGMASIEAGHTFGKASVFVDLGFGKRAAEFSYNETPDKDASAKFMIKQLFFTYNLTEEFKVVAGSFGTHIGYEVLDAVDNKNYSMSYAFSYGPFFNTGVKAQYTSGQFTAMLGLTNPTDFKSAMDAGSYQKTFIGQVGYIGDTGSAYLNFTTGSSNPIPGSTIPVSDENKTQFDLTASKTISDSFALGLNATYAKTTNDFDSNLDGDWFSVVGYANYTFNPALLLAYRIEYFDAKDAAPSLGTLAGSSVFANTVSLNYKVGKLTIIPELRYDAASEDIFLDKNALPTGGSFYGLIATTYSF, encoded by the coding sequence ATGAAAAAAGCATTTCACATTTTAGCCGCGATGTTAACAAGTTCTTTTGCCTTTGCCCAAGAAGAGGAAGCAGCCGCTACCGCTCCAGCAACCACATGGGGAGGTTCTGCAGATGCGTACTATAAATATGATTTTTCAAAACAAATGAATGGATTAACGAGCTTTACCAACTCACAGAATTCATTCGAATTAGGAATGGCGTCGATTGAAGCAGGTCATACTTTTGGAAAAGCTTCTGTTTTTGTAGACTTAGGTTTCGGAAAAAGAGCAGCAGAATTTTCATATAATGAAACGCCAGATAAAGATGCAAGCGCAAAATTTATGATTAAACAATTATTTTTCACATACAATTTAACTGAAGAGTTTAAGGTAGTGGCAGGTAGTTTCGGAACCCACATTGGATATGAAGTGTTAGATGCAGTAGATAACAAAAATTACAGTATGTCGTATGCGTTTTCTTATGGGCCATTTTTTAATACTGGGGTTAAAGCACAATATACTTCAGGTCAATTTACTGCGATGTTAGGATTAACCAACCCGACAGATTTTAAATCGGCTATGGATGCAGGTTCTTACCAAAAAACATTCATCGGTCAAGTAGGATATATTGGCGATACAGGGAGTGCGTATTTAAATTTTACAACAGGAAGTAGTAATCCAATTCCAGGAAGTACAATTCCAGTTTCAGACGAAAATAAAACACAGTTTGATTTAACTGCGTCTAAAACAATTAGTGATAGTTTTGCTCTTGGATTAAATGCAACTTATGCAAAAACAACAAATGATTTTGATAGCAATTTAGATGGAGATTGGTTTTCTGTGGTAGGTTATGCTAATTATACTTTCAACCCAGCATTATTATTGGCTTACAGAATAGAATATTTTGATGCAAAAGACGCTGCTCCAAGTTTAGGAACTTTAGCAGGATCAAGTGTATTTGCCAACACAGTTTCTTTAAATTACAAAGTTGGTAAACTTACAATAATTCCTGAATTAAGATACGATGCTGCTTCTGAGGATATATTTTTAGATAAAAATGCATTGCCAACAGGAGGAAGCTTCTATGGTTTAATTGCAACAACATACTCTTTCTAG
- a CDS encoding glycoside hydrolase family 5 protein: protein MKVSKILALVFMLGFSFSNAQVETHGKLSVNGTQLVNKNKEPIVLRGMSFGWHSMWPRFYNKKAVSWLRKDFNCNIVRAALGVELGEYSYMKNPEFSKKKIEAVIKGAIKEDMYVIVDWHTHNINLKEAKEFFEKISKKYGNYPNIIYEIFNEPDYETWAEVKAYSEEIIKVIRENDPDNIILVGSPHWDQDIDLPASDPILGYDNIMYTMHFYAATHGKELRDRTDAAIKKGLPIFISESAGMEASGDGPLNYQAWQDYIDWMEERKLSWILWSVSDKDETCSILYKSAKSGGKWKNKDLKESGVKAREYFKKYNQWTYERYLPANWKETGYRLKD, encoded by the coding sequence ATGAAGGTGAGTAAAATTTTAGCGCTTGTTTTTATGTTGGGGTTTTCATTTTCAAATGCTCAGGTGGAGACACATGGAAAACTTAGTGTAAATGGTACGCAATTAGTAAATAAAAATAAAGAGCCAATTGTTTTAAGAGGAATGAGTTTTGGATGGCATAGTATGTGGCCAAGATTTTACAATAAAAAGGCAGTAAGTTGGTTAAGAAAAGATTTTAATTGCAACATTGTTCGTGCTGCATTAGGAGTGGAGCTTGGTGAGTATTCGTATATGAAGAATCCAGAATTTTCAAAAAAGAAAATAGAAGCCGTTATTAAAGGAGCAATAAAAGAGGATATGTATGTGATTGTTGATTGGCATACCCATAATATTAATTTGAAAGAAGCTAAAGAGTTCTTTGAAAAGATATCAAAAAAGTATGGTAACTATCCTAACATTATATATGAGATATTTAATGAACCTGATTATGAAACGTGGGCAGAGGTTAAAGCTTATTCTGAAGAGATAATTAAGGTAATTAGAGAAAATGATCCTGATAATATAATTTTGGTAGGCTCACCGCATTGGGATCAAGATATAGATCTTCCTGCTTCAGATCCTATTTTGGGGTATGATAATATAATGTACACAATGCATTTTTACGCCGCTACCCACGGGAAAGAATTACGAGACAGAACTGATGCCGCAATAAAAAAAGGACTTCCAATTTTTATTTCAGAATCTGCAGGGATGGAGGCTTCCGGTGACGGCCCATTAAATTACCAAGCTTGGCAAGACTATATAGATTGGATGGAGGAGAGAAAATTGAGTTGGATTTTATGGTCTGTTTCTGATAAAGATGAAACCTGCTCGATTTTATATAAATCTGCTAAGTCGGGAGGAAAATGGAAAAATAAAGACCTGAAAGAATCTGGCGTAAAGGCCCGTGAATATTTTAAAAAATACAATCAATGGACTTATGAAAGATATTTGCCTGCAAATTGGAAAGAGACAGGATATCGCCTTAAGGACTAA
- a CDS encoding glycoside hydrolase family 27 protein yields MKKIVLGLLLGISSFAFGQGNTHKQQGGKFDGLAMTPPMGWNSWNTFATNIDEKLVKETADIMVSSGLAAAGYNYIVLDDGWMTHERDTNGDLVPDPEKFPSGMKALIEYVHNKGLKFGLYNCAGTKTCAGYPGTRGYEYQDARFYAKLGIDFLKYDWCNTEGITAKEAYTTMSNALKTAGRPIVFSLCEWGDNQPWEWGKPVGNLWRISGDIYPCFDCEFKHPENWSSWGFMKIADMRKDIRKYSGPDHWNDFDMMEVGNEMNDTEDKTHFAMWCMLSSPLFTGNDYRKMSKETLAILTNKELLSVNQDKLGIQGFKYAILDGVEVWVKPLSDGAWAVSFVNRTETSKKVYFDWKKNNIKDADFGYEADFDKTIFKIKDLWKNKEIGNTKKAFTAEIAPHDVITLKLIP; encoded by the coding sequence ATGAAAAAAATAGTTTTAGGACTTCTTCTCGGTATTTCAAGTTTTGCTTTCGGTCAAGGGAATACTCATAAACAGCAAGGTGGAAAATTTGATGGTCTTGCAATGACACCGCCAATGGGGTGGAATTCATGGAATACGTTTGCCACTAATATTGATGAAAAGTTAGTAAAAGAAACGGCCGATATCATGGTTTCTTCTGGTTTGGCAGCGGCGGGTTATAATTATATTGTTTTAGATGACGGATGGATGACGCACGAGCGTGACACAAACGGTGATTTAGTACCTGATCCAGAAAAATTTCCAAGCGGAATGAAAGCGCTTATAGAGTATGTTCACAATAAAGGTTTAAAGTTCGGATTGTATAATTGTGCTGGAACAAAAACTTGCGCAGGTTATCCTGGAACAAGAGGTTACGAATATCAAGATGCTAGATTTTATGCAAAACTCGGAATTGATTTCTTGAAATACGACTGGTGTAATACAGAAGGGATCACGGCCAAAGAAGCTTACACCACAATGAGTAATGCCTTAAAAACAGCTGGAAGACCAATTGTTTTTAGTCTTTGCGAATGGGGAGATAATCAGCCGTGGGAATGGGGAAAACCAGTTGGAAATCTTTGGAGAATTTCAGGAGATATTTATCCTTGTTTTGACTGCGAATTCAAACATCCTGAAAATTGGTCATCTTGGGGATTCATGAAAATTGCTGATATGAGAAAAGATATTCGTAAATATTCAGGTCCAGATCATTGGAATGATTTTGATATGATGGAAGTTGGAAATGAAATGAATGATACCGAAGATAAAACGCATTTCGCAATGTGGTGTATGCTTTCTTCTCCTTTATTTACAGGAAACGATTATCGTAAAATGTCTAAAGAAACTTTGGCAATTTTAACCAATAAAGAATTGCTTTCTGTAAATCAAGATAAGCTTGGAATTCAAGGTTTTAAATATGCAATTTTAGATGGAGTGGAAGTATGGGTAAAACCACTTTCTGATGGAGCATGGGCAGTAAGCTTTGTCAATAGAACCGAAACTTCAAAAAAAGTATATTTCGATTGGAAGAAAAACAATATCAAAGATGCTGATTTTGGTTATGAAGCCGATTTTGATAAGACAATTTTCAAAATAAAAGACCTTTGGAAAAACAAAGAAATCGGAAATACAAAAAAGGCTTTTACGGCTGAAATAGCTCCTCATGATGTGATTACTTTAAAGTTAATTCCTTAA
- a CDS encoding fasciclin domain-containing protein, which produces MKNIYSKIKHIALSVFLVVAASSCDNEIEDIGGAQQNYNTAYGLIQANSNLTTFTKAIKLAGLESTLNTPDNYTYFVPNDATFDAYLVASGYVNELGYPDITLVPVEDLKQLVLSHVIKGVKKRVGKLAGVEADYLETGDYATMANAVNSDLYLLSINVTNGVLKVNGSDKEAPGLDYYGTNGFVNVLSNVIELTPPAPVISGLSQVLASPGDVITITGQNFVKVKSVKFGSTEATFTAVSKTEIKATVPADFDSYALIVVETEFGVSAPSGIGLKYLLYEDSLKGWGWGWGGDITWESTEKVSRGTNAIKKVAEAWSGLFMHSDLLLHATDYQFVKMSIFPTESTKIMVTINSDTGDSAKGTTVTLVPGQWNNISIPISALHPELLTDGNFDSVFIQEFSGGTITPSSILYIDDIGFL; this is translated from the coding sequence ATGAAAAATATATATAGTAAAATAAAACATATTGCTCTAAGTGTCTTTTTGGTTGTTGCAGCTTCTTCCTGCGATAACGAAATTGAAGATATTGGGGGAGCACAGCAAAATTATAATACAGCGTATGGCTTAATTCAGGCAAATAGTAATTTAACTACGTTTACAAAAGCAATAAAATTAGCGGGTTTAGAATCGACATTAAATACACCTGATAATTACACGTATTTTGTTCCTAACGACGCTACTTTCGATGCTTATTTGGTAGCCAGTGGTTATGTGAATGAACTTGGATATCCAGATATTACGCTAGTTCCTGTAGAAGATTTAAAGCAACTTGTTTTAAGTCACGTTATTAAAGGTGTTAAAAAAAGAGTGGGCAAACTTGCAGGAGTTGAAGCCGATTATTTAGAAACGGGAGATTATGCTACAATGGCAAATGCTGTAAATTCAGATTTATACTTGTTAAGCATTAACGTAACCAACGGTGTTTTAAAGGTAAACGGATCTGATAAAGAAGCTCCAGGATTAGATTATTACGGAACAAATGGTTTCGTAAATGTTTTAAGCAATGTTATTGAGTTAACTCCGCCAGCGCCAGTAATTTCAGGATTATCGCAAGTATTGGCTTCTCCGGGAGATGTTATTACAATTACCGGACAGAATTTTGTAAAAGTTAAAAGTGTTAAGTTCGGATCTACTGAAGCTACGTTTACTGCGGTTTCTAAAACAGAAATAAAAGCAACAGTTCCAGCTGATTTTGATTCATATGCGCTTATTGTTGTAGAAACTGAGTTTGGAGTGTCTGCTCCAAGCGGAATAGGGCTTAAATATTTATTATACGAAGACTCATTGAAAGGATGGGGCTGGGGCTGGGGAGGCGACATTACCTGGGAAAGCACCGAAAAAGTGAGCAGAGGAACTAATGCAATCAAAAAAGTTGCAGAAGCTTGGAGCGGACTTTTCATGCACTCCGATCTTCTTCTGCATGCTACAGATTACCAATTTGTCAAAATGTCTATATTCCCAACAGAAAGCACTAAAATTATGGTTACCATAAATAGTGATACAGGCGATTCTGCTAAAGGTACGACTGTAACTTTAGTGCCAGGGCAATGGAATAATATTTCAATTCCTATTTCAGCTTTGCATCCTGAACTTTTAACTGATGGAAATTTTGATAGTGTGTTTATTCAAGAATTTTCGGGAGGAACAATTACTCCATCTAGTATTCTTTATATAGATGATATAGGATTTTTATAA
- a CDS encoding IPT/TIG domain-containing protein, whose translation MKNIKNRMLLKLYFLASISIFLFASCSNDDSTGSSGKLEVTGISRSVVDDPLVEGDRQVDVPTEVINAGNYYIIRGSGFATLKSISFNGLESYFNPTFVTDNAIVVLVDSKTPYYNEMDEMKIVTNLGTLNYKVAIRPPSPNITGFPVNSNPGDIITITGEYFLRPVVNFGDIQVEPVSSTLTEIVVKVPEGSYLKNLSVTNVSGTTVAPQVIGSEIYDDAFTNIWGWQSLWDGTNEFDAAYAKDVYQGTKCVQWKAGEWDGYVIGINNWSYHDTDKFKAVRFWVKGEKAGKVKFFANGDAEKNIVIVDVRTSWTYVEVPYSSLGNPTELTQIGYQEFGGFGGNVIYLDDIGLVLK comes from the coding sequence ATGAAAAATATAAAAAATAGAATGTTATTGAAGTTGTATTTTTTAGCTTCGATTTCAATTTTCCTATTCGCTTCTTGTTCAAATGATGATTCAACGGGTTCATCTGGAAAGCTTGAAGTAACAGGAATTAGCAGATCTGTTGTAGATGATCCATTGGTTGAAGGAGATAGACAGGTTGATGTTCCTACAGAAGTTATCAATGCTGGAAATTACTATATAATTAGAGGATCTGGTTTTGCGACATTAAAATCAATCTCATTCAATGGTCTAGAATCTTATTTTAATCCAACATTTGTAACAGATAATGCAATTGTGGTTTTGGTAGATTCAAAAACGCCATACTATAATGAAATGGACGAAATGAAGATCGTAACCAATTTAGGCACCTTGAACTATAAAGTGGCTATCAGACCTCCAAGTCCTAATATTACAGGGTTTCCTGTCAATTCAAATCCAGGAGATATTATTACCATTACAGGCGAATATTTCTTGCGTCCTGTCGTTAATTTTGGCGATATCCAAGTTGAGCCTGTATCTTCTACGTTAACAGAAATTGTAGTTAAAGTTCCCGAAGGAAGTTATTTGAAAAATTTATCAGTAACAAATGTCTCGGGAACAACAGTGGCTCCACAAGTAATAGGTTCAGAAATTTATGATGACGCTTTCACTAATATTTGGGGATGGCAATCTCTTTGGGATGGAACTAATGAGTTTGATGCAGCCTACGCCAAAGATGTTTATCAAGGAACTAAGTGTGTTCAATGGAAAGCTGGTGAATGGGATGGATATGTTATTGGAATTAACAATTGGTCTTATCATGATACAGATAAATTCAAAGCGGTAAGGTTTTGGGTTAAGGGTGAAAAAGCTGGAAAAGTGAAGTTTTTTGCAAATGGAGATGCTGAGAAAAACATCGTGATCGTTGATGTCAGAACTTCTTGGACTTATGTTGAGGTGCCATATAGTTCGCTAGGTAATCCAACTGAATTAACTCAAATTGGATATCAAGAATTTGGCGGTTTTGGAGGTAATGTGATCTATCTAGATGATATCGGATTGGTGTTAAAATAA